A part of Solicola gregarius genomic DNA contains:
- a CDS encoding 1-aminocyclopropane-1-carboxylate deaminase: MPLEDFPRYPLTFGPSPVHPLERLSDHLDGARVWAKREDCNSGLAYGGNKVRKLEYLVPDALAQGADTLVSIGGVQSNHTRQVAAVAARVGLKAVLVQERWVDWPDSVNTDSMYERVGNILLSRIMGAEVRLDPSGFGIGIKDSWESALDDVRSRGGVPYGIPAGASDHRLGGLGFAGWADEVRAQEAELGVFFDTVVVCAVTGSTLAGMIAGFAGQDRPRRVIGIDASAKIDETRAQVERIARRTASLLELGRELRDDEITVLPGWAGDAYGIPVRSTIDAIRLTGELEGVILDPVYEGKSMAALLDLVRDGEIGSDSTVLYAHLGGQPALNAYSGAFG; this comes from the coding sequence ATGCCGCTCGAGGACTTCCCCCGCTACCCGCTGACGTTCGGACCGAGCCCGGTTCACCCGCTGGAGCGGCTGTCGGACCATCTCGATGGTGCGCGGGTGTGGGCGAAACGCGAGGACTGCAACAGCGGGCTGGCGTACGGCGGCAACAAGGTGCGCAAGCTCGAGTACCTGGTCCCCGACGCGCTTGCCCAGGGTGCCGACACACTCGTGTCGATCGGTGGGGTGCAGTCGAACCACACGCGCCAGGTTGCGGCGGTCGCGGCGCGGGTGGGTCTCAAGGCCGTGCTCGTGCAGGAGCGCTGGGTCGACTGGCCCGACTCGGTGAATACAGACTCGATGTACGAGAGGGTGGGCAACATCCTGCTGTCGCGGATCATGGGGGCCGAGGTGCGGCTCGACCCGAGCGGCTTCGGCATCGGGATCAAGGACAGCTGGGAGTCCGCACTCGACGACGTACGCTCGCGCGGCGGTGTGCCGTACGGCATCCCGGCCGGCGCTTCCGACCATCGGCTGGGCGGGCTCGGCTTCGCGGGGTGGGCCGACGAGGTACGCGCACAGGAGGCCGAGCTCGGCGTCTTCTTCGACACGGTCGTGGTGTGTGCGGTGACCGGGTCGACGCTCGCCGGGATGATCGCCGGCTTCGCGGGTCAGGATCGCCCGCGCCGGGTGATCGGTATCGACGCGTCGGCGAAGATCGACGAGACCCGAGCCCAGGTGGAGCGGATCGCGCGGCGTACCGCTTCGCTTCTCGAACTCGGCCGCGAGCTGCGCGACGACGAGATCACCGTGCTGCCCGGTTGGGCCGGCGATGCGTACGGCATCCCGGTGCGGTCGACCATCGACGCCATCCGCCTCACCGGCGAGCTCGAGGGCGTGATCCTCGATCCGGTGTACGAGGGCAAGTCGATGGCCGCGCTGCTCGACCTCGTCCGCGACGGCGAGATCGGCAGCGACAGCACCGTGCTGTACGCCCATCTCGGCGGGCAGCCGGCGCTGAACGCGTACTCCGGTGCCTTCGGCTGA
- a CDS encoding AMP-binding protein has protein sequence MELSPSAHTDTFCRDNLPPAEQWPEFLFDLPDVQYPDRLNCATALLDDVIDKHGADRPCLHAPGQQTWLYGHLRAISNKIANHLRNDVGIVPGNRVLLRGPNNPWLVACWLGVLKAGAVVVTTMPLLRSGELTAIDESAKVAVSLCDHRFLDDLNAAGLAAPAVPYGGDGDDDLTRLIERQPITHDDVETAADDVALLAYTSGTTGKPKATMHFHRDVLANADTFSKHVLRPHADDVFTGTPPLAFTFGLGGIVVFPLRVGASTLLIEKASPAELASLINDYSATICFTAPTAYRAMLATGDVRLLDSLRAGVSAGEHLPAATWEAFRDATGVRLINGIGATEMLHIFISASGDDIRPGSTGRAVPGYVATVVDDAGAPVPPGTVGRLAVKGPTGCRYLADPRQTSYVKNGWNITGDTFLEDDDGYFWYQARSDDMIVSSGYNIAAPEVEEALLLHDDVAECAVVGVPDEARGTLVKAYVVLQNGIVGGDELRKELQDFTKQQIAPYKYPRALEFLDQLPRTATGKLQRFRLRA, from the coding sequence ATGGAGCTGTCACCCTCGGCCCATACCGACACGTTCTGTCGCGACAACCTGCCGCCCGCAGAGCAGTGGCCGGAGTTCCTGTTCGACCTCCCCGACGTGCAGTACCCCGACCGGCTGAACTGCGCAACGGCCCTGCTCGACGACGTCATCGACAAGCACGGCGCCGACCGCCCGTGCCTGCACGCCCCCGGCCAGCAGACCTGGTTGTACGGACACCTGCGCGCGATCTCCAACAAGATCGCGAACCACCTACGCAACGACGTCGGCATCGTCCCCGGCAACCGGGTGCTGCTGCGCGGCCCCAACAACCCGTGGCTCGTCGCCTGCTGGCTCGGCGTGCTCAAGGCCGGCGCCGTCGTCGTCACCACGATGCCGCTGCTGCGCTCCGGCGAGCTCACGGCGATCGACGAGAGCGCCAAGGTCGCCGTGTCGCTGTGCGACCACCGCTTCCTCGACGACCTCAACGCCGCCGGACTCGCCGCGCCGGCGGTCCCGTACGGCGGCGACGGCGACGACGACTTGACCCGGCTGATCGAACGGCAGCCGATCACCCACGACGACGTCGAGACCGCCGCCGACGACGTCGCGCTGCTCGCGTACACCTCGGGTACGACGGGCAAGCCCAAGGCCACCATGCACTTCCACCGCGACGTGCTCGCCAACGCCGACACCTTCTCCAAGCACGTGCTTCGACCGCACGCCGACGACGTGTTCACCGGCACTCCCCCGCTGGCCTTCACGTTCGGGCTCGGCGGAATCGTCGTGTTCCCGCTGCGCGTAGGCGCTTCGACACTGCTGATCGAGAAGGCGAGCCCGGCGGAGCTCGCGAGCCTCATCAACGACTACAGCGCGACGATCTGCTTCACCGCGCCCACCGCCTACCGCGCGATGCTCGCGACGGGAGACGTACGCCTGCTCGACAGCCTGCGGGCAGGAGTGTCCGCGGGCGAGCACCTGCCGGCGGCGACGTGGGAAGCGTTCCGCGATGCGACGGGCGTCCGCCTGATCAACGGCATCGGCGCGACGGAGATGCTGCACATCTTCATCTCGGCCTCGGGCGACGACATCAGGCCCGGCTCGACCGGTCGCGCCGTGCCCGGGTACGTCGCGACCGTTGTCGACGACGCGGGCGCACCGGTCCCGCCCGGCACGGTCGGCCGCCTTGCCGTCAAGGGCCCGACCGGCTGCCGCTACCTCGCCGACCCGCGCCAGACCTCGTACGTGAAGAACGGCTGGAACATCACCGGCGACACGTTCCTCGAGGACGACGACGGCTACTTCTGGTACCAGGCGCGTAGCGACGACATGATCGTCTCCTCCGGCTACAACATCGCCGCGCCCGAGGTCGAGGAGGCGTTGCTGCTGCACGACGACGTCGCGGAGTGCGCCGTCGTCGGTGTGCCCGACGAGGCCCGTGGCACGCTCGTCAAGGCGTACGTCGTCCTACAGAACGGCATCGTCGGCGGCGATGAGTTGCGCAAGGAGCTGCAGGACTTCACCAAACAGCAGATCGCACCGTACAAGTACCCGCGGGCACTGGAGTTCCTCGACCAGCTGCCGCGGACGGCGACCGGCAAACTGCAACGGTTCCGCCTCCGCGCATGA
- a CDS encoding PaaX family transcriptional regulator: MTSGEEGSERSGRREGRATSAQRADDRARPRGRGEEGSERSGRREGRATSAQRADDRARPRGAAALPPRQLITSLYGLYARDEHDWLSVASLVRLMAELDVDAAAVRSSVSRLKKRSMLQSVRRDGRAGYALSEQTVELLREGDVRIFERPRATADDGWLVVVFSVPESERAKRHSLRTLLGRLGFGSVAPGVWIAPGPLYDEALHALERMDLSAYTEFFRGDYLGVGAATGRVREWWDLDTVDALYREFIALYASARDAPDADPGDAFRTYVPLLTRWRRLPYLDPGLPLAYLPDDWSGIRAGELFAELDKRMRPAADRHAHALLRE; the protein is encoded by the coding sequence ATGACGAGCGGCGAGGAAGGTAGCGAGCGCAGCGGCCGGCGCGAGGGACGAGCGACGTCCGCGCAGCGAGCGGACGACCGAGCGCGACCAAGAGGTCGCGGCGAGGAAGGTAGCGAGCGCAGCGGCCGGCGCGAGGGACGAGCGACGTCCGCGCAGCGAGCGGACGACCGAGCGCGACCAAGAGGTGCCGCTGCCCTTCCACCGCGCCAGCTCATCACCAGCCTCTACGGCCTGTACGCGCGCGACGAACACGACTGGCTCTCGGTCGCCTCGCTCGTACGACTGATGGCCGAGCTCGACGTCGACGCGGCGGCCGTACGCTCGTCGGTGTCCCGGCTGAAGAAGCGCTCCATGCTGCAGAGCGTCCGCCGCGACGGCCGCGCCGGCTACGCGCTCTCGGAGCAGACGGTCGAGCTGCTCCGCGAGGGCGACGTACGTATCTTCGAGCGCCCGCGCGCGACGGCCGACGACGGCTGGCTGGTCGTCGTCTTCTCGGTGCCGGAGTCCGAACGCGCCAAGCGGCATTCATTGCGCACCCTGCTCGGCCGGCTCGGCTTCGGGTCGGTCGCGCCGGGTGTGTGGATCGCACCAGGACCCTTGTACGACGAGGCGTTGCACGCGCTCGAGCGGATGGACCTCAGCGCGTACACGGAGTTCTTCCGCGGCGACTACCTCGGCGTCGGCGCCGCGACCGGCCGCGTACGCGAGTGGTGGGATCTCGACACGGTCGATGCGCTGTACCGCGAGTTCATCGCGCTCTACGCGTCCGCGCGCGATGCGCCCGACGCCGATCCGGGCGATGCGTTCCGCACGTACGTGCCGCTGTTGACCCGGTGGCGGCGTCTCCCGTACCTCGACCCGGGGCTGCCGCTCGCGTACCTGCCCGACGACTGGTCGGGCATCCGGGCCGGCGAGCTGTTCGCCGAGCTCGACAAGCGGATGCGCCCTGCGGCCGACCGGCACGCACATGCCCTGCTGCGCGAGTGA
- a CDS encoding HAD family hydrolase, producing MPKQRRVLTAATALAAACMALVPLGAGASTGDDAAPRTGWCPQLQRADEWYGDNAAQVQQTIDERGRCSDSYDPHAKPVAVFDWDNTVIKNDISDQTIFWMLRHDKILQPKGQDWRNTSRYMTDAGADALSAACGTDVPAGESLPTSTDIGCADELLSVRKDAVTTDGDAVFEGYDHRIMEASYAWVAQINAGYRPAEVRSIARHARREALSNPVGATQQVGSSTEVAWIRYYPQIRDLIRTLKFAGFDVWVVSASPKETADVWGIGVGVPRHHTIGIRSLTTKGVLNGHLEGCGGIADGDDAIMPYIDGKRCFINKEILGIEGEAQLDPAPADQRQALAGGDATTDVTMLRDATGVRVALNRNKDELMCRAYHNLDGRWVVNPMFIEPMPKREEPYPCSTTAYEDADGNLGPVIDDDGNVIPDQEDTVF from the coding sequence ATGCCGAAGCAACGCCGCGTCCTCACCGCCGCCACAGCTCTCGCTGCCGCGTGCATGGCACTCGTACCTCTCGGCGCCGGGGCGTCGACCGGAGACGACGCCGCGCCGCGTACGGGATGGTGTCCGCAGCTGCAGCGCGCGGACGAGTGGTACGGCGACAACGCGGCGCAGGTCCAGCAGACGATCGACGAGCGGGGTCGATGCTCCGACTCGTACGACCCGCACGCCAAGCCGGTCGCGGTCTTCGACTGGGACAACACGGTCATCAAGAACGACATCTCCGACCAGACGATCTTCTGGATGCTGCGGCACGACAAGATCCTCCAGCCGAAGGGCCAGGACTGGCGCAACACCAGCCGCTACATGACCGACGCCGGGGCAGACGCGCTCAGTGCGGCGTGCGGAACGGACGTACCCGCAGGCGAGTCGCTGCCCACCAGCACCGACATCGGCTGCGCCGACGAGCTCCTGTCCGTACGCAAGGACGCCGTCACGACCGACGGTGATGCGGTGTTCGAGGGCTACGACCACCGCATCATGGAGGCCAGCTACGCGTGGGTCGCACAGATCAACGCGGGTTACCGTCCGGCGGAGGTACGGTCGATCGCCCGGCACGCTCGACGGGAGGCGTTGTCGAACCCGGTCGGCGCCACCCAGCAGGTCGGCTCGAGCACCGAGGTGGCGTGGATCCGTTACTACCCACAGATCCGCGACCTGATCCGGACGCTGAAGTTCGCCGGGTTCGACGTGTGGGTGGTCAGTGCATCGCCCAAGGAGACGGCCGACGTGTGGGGCATCGGCGTCGGCGTCCCGCGGCACCACACGATCGGCATCCGTTCGCTGACCACCAAGGGCGTGCTCAACGGCCACCTCGAGGGCTGCGGCGGCATCGCCGACGGCGACGACGCGATCATGCCGTACATCGACGGCAAGCGCTGCTTCATCAACAAGGAGATCCTCGGCATCGAAGGCGAGGCGCAGCTCGACCCCGCGCCGGCCGACCAGCGTCAGGCGCTCGCGGGCGGCGACGCGACGACCGACGTCACCATGCTCCGCGATGCGACCGGCGTACGGGTCGCGCTCAACCGCAACAAGGACGAGCTGATGTGCCGGGCCTATCACAACCTCGACGGCCGTTGGGTCGTGAACCCGATGTTCATCGAGCCGATGCCGAAGCGCGAGGAGCCTTACCCCTGCTCGACGACGGCGTACGAGGATGCCGACGGCAACCTCGGCCCGGTCATCGACGACGACGGCAACGTCATCCCTGACCAGGAGGACACCGTCTTCTGA
- a CDS encoding methyltransferase domain-containing protein — protein MTDAEQAYGQGHAESVVRSQHWRDVSNSAGYLAPHLSPGQDVLDVGCGPGTITVDIAARVAPGRVHGIDPSADVLDQARANAERAGVDNTTFATDDVYALDAETDSYDVAHAHQVLLHLTDPPAALREMMRVVRPGGIVAARDSDYGGMIWYPEDPRLDRWLEIYHDVARGGGAEPDAGRRLLAWAHAAGAKDVTPSASTWCHSTPADREWWGGMWADRILHSRIAELATDGGYATRAELEDVSAGWREWVDHPDGWFGLPHGEIIIRV, from the coding sequence ATGACCGACGCGGAACAAGCCTATGGGCAAGGGCATGCGGAGAGCGTCGTACGCAGCCAGCACTGGCGCGATGTGTCGAACTCCGCGGGATACCTCGCCCCGCACCTGAGTCCCGGCCAGGACGTGCTCGACGTCGGCTGCGGGCCTGGCACCATCACCGTCGACATCGCGGCGAGAGTCGCACCCGGGCGCGTGCACGGCATCGACCCGTCCGCCGACGTACTCGACCAGGCGCGCGCCAACGCCGAGCGCGCCGGTGTCGACAACACCACTTTCGCGACCGATGACGTCTACGCGCTCGACGCGGAGACCGACTCGTACGACGTCGCACACGCCCACCAGGTGCTGCTGCATCTGACCGATCCGCCGGCCGCGTTGCGCGAGATGATGCGCGTCGTACGCCCGGGCGGGATCGTCGCCGCCCGCGACAGCGACTACGGCGGGATGATCTGGTACCCCGAGGACCCCCGGCTCGACCGCTGGCTCGAGATCTACCACGATGTTGCCCGCGGCGGCGGAGCCGAACCGGACGCCGGACGTCGGCTGCTCGCCTGGGCGCATGCGGCAGGCGCCAAGGATGTCACGCCCAGCGCGTCGACCTGGTGCCACTCGACACCGGCGGACCGCGAGTGGTGGGGCGGCATGTGGGCCGACCGCATCCTGCACTCGCGCATCGCCGAGCTGGCAACCGACGGCGGGTACGCGACCCGCGCCGAGCTGGAAGACGTCTCCGCCGGATGGCGGGAGTGGGTCGACCACCCGGACGGGTGGTTCGGCCTTCCGCACGGCGAGATCATCATCCGGGTCTGA
- a CDS encoding RidA family protein, with product MTSGLERINPDQLAPATGFSHAVRTSGVTVHLAGQTALNADGRIVGDGIVEQFEKALGNLLAALDAAGGTPDRLASLTVYLVDIEDYKANMREIGRVWRRLVGSDYPAMAAVGVTRLWDVEALVEVQGTAVLE from the coding sequence ATGACTTCTGGCCTGGAGCGAATCAATCCGGATCAGCTCGCGCCGGCAACCGGCTTCAGCCATGCCGTGCGTACGAGCGGGGTGACGGTTCACCTCGCAGGACAGACCGCGCTGAATGCCGACGGCAGGATCGTCGGCGACGGGATAGTGGAGCAGTTCGAGAAGGCGCTCGGCAACCTGCTCGCGGCGCTGGACGCCGCGGGCGGTACGCCCGATCGCCTTGCCTCGTTGACGGTCTACCTCGTCGACATCGAGGACTACAAGGCCAACATGCGCGAGATCGGCCGCGTCTGGCGGCGTCTCGTCGGATCCGACTACCCCGCGATGGCGGCCGTCGGCGTCACGCGGCTCTGGGATGTCGAGGCGCTGGTCGAGGTGCAAGGCACCGCGGTGCTGGAGTAG
- a CDS encoding SDR family NAD(P)-dependent oxidoreductase, with the protein MSRVCMVTGAGQGVGRAVALSLSASGHRVALVARGTERLESVAAELPGPALVVPADVTDAAALDAAFAAVEGEWGPVEVLVSNAGSGTAAPLVDTTDEQWQQALELNLTAPFRCMRRALPSMVEARWGRVVVIASVVAKRGESQVSAYSASKHGVLGLVRAAAAEVARSGVTVNAVCPGYVDTPMTDTTVEAIAQRTGRSLEDARQVLARRQPIGRLVTPDEVAQAVDLCVGSAAINGQGINVDGGAVQS; encoded by the coding sequence ATGTCTCGCGTGTGCATGGTCACCGGCGCCGGACAGGGTGTCGGGCGTGCCGTCGCGTTGTCGCTGTCGGCGTCGGGCCATCGGGTCGCCCTGGTCGCCCGTGGCACGGAACGGCTCGAGTCGGTGGCCGCGGAGCTCCCTGGGCCCGCGCTCGTCGTACCCGCCGATGTGACCGATGCGGCTGCGCTCGATGCGGCTTTCGCAGCGGTTGAGGGCGAGTGGGGGCCGGTAGAGGTGCTCGTGTCGAACGCCGGGTCGGGTACGGCGGCGCCGCTTGTCGACACGACGGACGAGCAGTGGCAGCAGGCATTGGAGCTGAACCTGACGGCGCCGTTCCGGTGTATGCGCAGGGCGCTTCCGAGCATGGTGGAGGCGAGGTGGGGCCGAGTCGTGGTGATCGCGTCCGTCGTCGCCAAGCGTGGCGAGTCGCAGGTCAGCGCGTACTCCGCGAGCAAGCACGGCGTGCTCGGCCTGGTACGCGCGGCGGCGGCCGAGGTCGCCCGGTCGGGGGTGACGGTCAACGCGGTGTGTCCCGGATACGTCGACACGCCGATGACCGACACGACCGTCGAGGCGATCGCGCAACGTACGGGGCGCTCGCTCGAGGACGCGCGACAGGTGTTGGCGCGCCGGCAGCCGATCGGCCGGCTCGTCACGCCCGACGAGGTCGCGCAGGCGGTCGACCTGTGCGTAGGCAGTGCGGCGATCAACGGACAAGGCATCAACGTCGATGGAGGAGCGGTGCAGTCATGA
- a CDS encoding enoyl-CoA hydratase family protein, producing MTRYRASAPITNDWQHFGFDVADGVATVTLNRPDKLNALTFESYADLRDLLHELPHRDDTRVLVIRGEGAGFCGGGDVNEIIGELIAMDAHDLMGFTKMTGDVIKAMRECPIPIIASIQGIAAGAGSVVALAADFRIVAASGRFAFLFTKVGLSGGDMGAAYLLPRVVGAGRATQLLMLGDTIDAETADRYGLVSELVADDELVEATAKLARRLADGPTLGYAQTKALITRELDMPLGASVELDAMTQALLMTTEDHAEFHAAFNEKRRPQWKGR from the coding sequence ATGACTCGATATCGCGCCTCGGCACCGATCACGAACGACTGGCAACACTTCGGGTTCGACGTCGCCGACGGCGTTGCGACCGTGACGCTGAACCGGCCCGACAAGCTGAACGCGCTGACGTTCGAGAGCTACGCCGACCTGCGCGATCTGCTACACGAGCTGCCGCATCGCGACGATACGAGGGTGCTGGTGATCCGCGGCGAGGGTGCGGGATTCTGCGGCGGTGGTGACGTCAACGAGATCATCGGCGAGCTGATCGCGATGGACGCTCATGACCTGATGGGCTTCACGAAGATGACCGGCGACGTGATCAAGGCGATGCGTGAGTGTCCGATCCCGATCATCGCGTCGATCCAGGGCATCGCGGCCGGCGCGGGCTCGGTGGTCGCTCTCGCCGCCGACTTCCGGATCGTCGCGGCCTCCGGCCGGTTCGCGTTCCTGTTCACGAAGGTGGGCCTGTCTGGAGGGGACATGGGCGCGGCGTACCTGCTGCCCCGGGTTGTCGGCGCCGGCCGAGCGACGCAGCTGCTGATGCTGGGCGACACGATCGACGCCGAGACCGCCGACCGGTACGGCCTCGTCAGCGAGCTGGTCGCGGACGACGAGCTCGTCGAGGCGACCGCGAAGCTCGCGCGTCGGCTCGCGGACGGGCCGACGCTCGGGTACGCACAGACCAAGGCCCTGATCACTCGCGAGCTCGATATGCCGTTGGGGGCATCGGTCGAGCTCGACGCGATGACGCAGGCGCTGTTGATGACGACCGAGGACCACGCGGAGTTCCACGCCGCGTTCAACGAGAAGCGGCGGCCGCAGTGGAAGGGACGTTGA
- a CDS encoding amidohydrolase family protein produces MALGKVALEEHFLDRNTVDRVLGDPDELARVSAGGGVMPSYYEPIMHRLADFDGERLRAMDEHGIECAVLSLTAPGVQRLTDAETAAAAALAANDLLAEQVERRPDRYAGFATVPLQDPSAAADELGRCVRELGFVGAMVNGYTNVGDAEHAAYYDEPEFDVFWRAAADLGVPVYLHPRPALPGAGRVLEDHPEMVGATWGFGTETATHALRLVLGGVFDRHPDLQVVLGHLGEGLPAMLWRTQYCFDLNPFDKRLDKTLPEYFADNLHVTTSGNFSDQALINAILTVGADRIMFSVDYPYADTAMAAEWIERAPISESDRRKIAHGNARSLLGLG; encoded by the coding sequence ATGGCGCTGGGCAAGGTCGCGCTCGAGGAGCACTTTCTCGACAGGAACACGGTCGATCGTGTCCTTGGTGACCCCGACGAGCTGGCGCGCGTGTCGGCCGGCGGTGGCGTCATGCCGTCGTACTACGAGCCGATCATGCATCGCCTCGCGGACTTCGACGGCGAGCGCTTGCGGGCGATGGACGAGCACGGTATCGAGTGTGCCGTGCTGTCGCTGACCGCGCCCGGCGTACAGCGACTGACCGACGCCGAGACGGCGGCCGCTGCCGCACTGGCGGCGAACGACCTGCTCGCCGAGCAGGTCGAGCGGCGCCCCGATCGGTATGCAGGCTTCGCGACCGTGCCGCTGCAGGATCCGTCGGCGGCCGCCGATGAGCTGGGCCGATGCGTCCGTGAGCTCGGGTTCGTCGGCGCAATGGTCAACGGGTACACGAATGTGGGCGATGCCGAGCACGCCGCGTACTACGACGAACCGGAGTTCGACGTCTTCTGGCGCGCCGCGGCCGACCTCGGCGTGCCGGTGTACCTGCACCCTCGCCCGGCATTGCCCGGCGCGGGCCGAGTGCTCGAGGACCACCCCGAGATGGTCGGCGCCACGTGGGGCTTCGGCACGGAGACGGCGACCCACGCGCTGCGCCTCGTGCTCGGCGGCGTCTTCGACCGCCACCCCGACCTGCAGGTCGTCCTCGGGCACCTCGGCGAGGGCCTGCCGGCGATGTTGTGGCGTACGCAGTACTGCTTCGACCTCAACCCGTTCGACAAGCGACTCGACAAGACGCTCCCGGAGTACTTCGCCGACAACCTGCACGTGACGACGAGCGGCAACTTCTCCGACCAGGCGTTGATCAACGCCATCCTCACGGTCGGCGCCGACCGGATCATGTTCTCCGTCGACTACCCGTACGCCGACACCGCGATGGCCGCGGAGTGGATCGAGCGGGCACCGATCAGCGAGAGCGACCGGCGCAAGATCGCGCACGGCAACGCGCGCTCGCTCCTCGGACTGGGCTGA
- a CDS encoding acyl-CoA dehydrogenase family protein, whose protein sequence is MSFALTPTQRAYVERVRALAQTDLSGGPQGDSDRVDRELLGTLGRLGLLRGLFGGEPDEPPRDAAAMQLCLLRETIATVNTHAETALALQGLGSYPILQAGAPAAVERWMPGVVSGDVAAGFALSEAGAGSDAAALALRAEPDGEGWRLSGEKTWISNAPDADVYTVFARTTPDTRARGVTAFVVAGDAEGLAGEPIDLLSPHPIGRLTFDGVRVERSDVLGEVDKGFAVAMRTLDLFRPSVGAFAVGMAQAALDAALAYANERQVHGAPLIEQQSVAHTLAEMATRLQASRLLVYAAASAYDDGADARHITTSAAMAKLHATEAAQYVVDQAVQLHGARALQRGHLLEQLYRDVRAPRIYEGASEVQRTIVARGLGKG, encoded by the coding sequence ATGTCCTTTGCGTTGACGCCGACCCAACGCGCGTACGTCGAGCGGGTCCGTGCGCTCGCGCAGACCGACCTGTCCGGCGGACCGCAGGGTGACTCCGACCGGGTCGACCGCGAGCTGCTCGGCACGCTCGGGCGACTCGGGCTCCTGCGCGGGCTGTTCGGCGGCGAGCCCGACGAGCCGCCACGCGACGCTGCCGCGATGCAGCTGTGTCTGCTACGCGAGACCATCGCGACGGTCAATACCCATGCGGAGACGGCGCTCGCGCTGCAGGGCCTCGGCAGCTACCCCATCCTGCAGGCCGGCGCCCCGGCCGCGGTCGAGCGATGGATGCCCGGTGTCGTGTCCGGGGATGTCGCTGCCGGGTTCGCGTTGTCCGAGGCCGGTGCAGGGTCCGATGCCGCGGCACTCGCGCTCCGTGCGGAGCCCGATGGCGAGGGTTGGCGGCTGTCGGGGGAGAAGACCTGGATCTCCAATGCGCCCGACGCCGACGTCTACACCGTGTTCGCGCGTACGACCCCTGACACGCGCGCTCGGGGTGTGACGGCGTTCGTCGTCGCCGGAGACGCCGAGGGGCTCGCCGGCGAACCCATCGACCTGCTCTCACCTCACCCGATCGGTCGGCTGACGTTCGACGGTGTACGTGTGGAGCGCTCCGACGTACTCGGGGAGGTCGACAAGGGATTCGCGGTCGCGATGCGCACCCTCGACCTGTTCCGGCCGAGTGTCGGCGCCTTCGCGGTGGGCATGGCGCAGGCGGCGCTCGACGCGGCGCTCGCGTACGCGAACGAGCGACAGGTGCACGGCGCCCCCTTGATCGAGCAACAGTCCGTCGCGCACACCCTGGCCGAGATGGCCACCCGTCTCCAGGCATCGCGTCTGTTGGTGTACGCGGCGGCCTCGGCGTACGACGACGGCGCGGACGCGCGGCACATCACCACGTCGGCAGCGATGGCCAAGCTGCACGCAACCGAGGCGGCGCAGTACGTCGTCGACCAGGCAGTACAGCTCCATGGGGCAAGGGCGTTGCAGCGCGGGCACCTGCTCGAGCAGCTCTATCGAGACGTACGCGCGCCGCGCATCTACGAGGGCGCGTCGGAGGTCCAGCGCACGATCGTCGCGCGCGGGCTCGGCAAGGGCTGA